In Granulicella mallensis MP5ACTX8, the sequence GGAACCCGATTGCACGGGCAGATGGACGTGGTCGCAGAGCGTAGGCACGGCGTCGATGGCGTCGACGATGTCCTTCGTAAAGTCGCGCGGATGCGAGGTCGTGAAGCGCACGCGCTTGATGCCGTTTACCTCTCCCACTGCTGCCAGAAGCTCGGCAAAGCTGCGTTTGCCGCTGGGATCGAGATAGCTGTTGACGTTCTGGCCGAGCAATTGGATCTCGGTAAAGCCCATCTGCGCGATGCGCTGGGCTTCGGCAAGCACCGAGGCCGAGGTGCGTGAGCGCTCCTTGCCGCGCGTGTACGGCACAACGCAGTAGGAGCAGAACTTGTCGCAGCCTTCGATGATGGTGATATAGCCGCGGTGCGGATTCGTGCGAGAGGTGAACTCGGTGTCGAAGGTCTCGTCAGTCTGGCGGTCGTCGAGCCCGGTAATCCGGGTCTCCCCGGCTTCCAGGCGGGCGAGCATCTCCGGGAGGTTCCGATAGGATGCCGATCCGGCGACCAGCGAGACATAGGGCGCCCGCTCGAAGATCTTGTTGCCCTCCTGCTGGGCCACACAGCCCAGCACGGCAAACTTCTTGCCTTCCCCCTGCATGCGCTTGTACTCATTCAGGCGGTGGAAGACCTTCTGCTCGGCCTTATCGCGGATGGAGCAGGTGTTGTAAAGAATGAGGCCCGCATCGGCCTCATCGACGACCTGGCTGTAGCCTTCGCGCAG encodes:
- the miaB gene encoding tRNA (N6-isopentenyl adenosine(37)-C2)-methylthiotransferase MiaB yields the protein MKTFYIETFGCQMNAHDSEKVVGTLLREGYSQVVDEADAGLILYNTCSIRDKAEQKVFHRLNEYKRMQGEGKKFAVLGCVAQQEGNKIFERAPYVSLVAGSASYRNLPEMLARLEAGETRITGLDDRQTDETFDTEFTSRTNPHRGYITIIEGCDKFCSYCVVPYTRGKERSRTSASVLAEAQRIAQMGFTEIQLLGQNVNSYLDPSGKRSFAELLAAVGEVNGIKRVRFTTSHPRDFTKDIVDAIDAVPTLCDHVHLPVQSGSTDVLRAMQRDYTRDWYLERIAWTKAARRDISLTSDIIVGFPGETDRDFEDTITLLETVGYDAIYGFKYSPRPNTPAIHMHDSIPEDVKVARLAILNARQREIQRENYGRHLDQTVEVMVEHGANSRGQITGRSTQNKTVNFMCDSTPPSGSYIDVRITQVFPSSLVGEAISVPTVPSPALAAQQALNARVPVVH